A region of Micromonospora chokoriensis DNA encodes the following proteins:
- a CDS encoding SGNH/GDSL hydrolase family protein, with product MILRTGQRVVFIGDSITDCGRRDNAAPYGSGYVSLVRALVDARHPELRLEWVNRGVNGNTVRDLAARWDDDAIAERPDWLAVLIGINDIWRRYTDRPDQAVAIDEYERTLRDLLRRAVAATGCRLILGDPFLIEADRDDPQRADTDRYAAVVARLAAEFDAVHVANQAAFDRVLAVSPAERWADDRVHPHLPGHAVLADAYLDALGATTAS from the coding sequence ATGATCCTGCGGACCGGTCAACGGGTGGTCTTCATCGGCGACAGCATCACCGATTGTGGTCGACGCGACAACGCCGCGCCCTACGGAAGCGGCTATGTCAGCCTCGTGCGGGCCCTGGTCGACGCACGGCACCCCGAGCTGCGGCTGGAATGGGTCAACCGGGGTGTGAACGGCAACACCGTACGGGACCTGGCCGCCCGCTGGGATGACGACGCCATCGCCGAGCGCCCCGACTGGCTCGCGGTGCTGATCGGCATCAACGACATCTGGCGGCGCTACACCGACCGACCGGACCAGGCCGTCGCCATCGACGAGTACGAACGCACCCTGCGCGACCTGCTGCGTCGGGCGGTTGCCGCCACCGGCTGCCGGTTGATCCTCGGCGACCCGTTCCTCATCGAGGCCGACCGCGACGACCCGCAGCGCGCCGACACCGACCGGTACGCGGCGGTGGTGGCCAGGCTGGCCGCCGAGTTCGACGCGGTGCACGTGGCCAACCAGGCGGCGTTCGACCGGGTGCTGGCGGTGAGCCCGGCGGAGCGTTGGGCCGACGACCGCGTACACCCGCACCTGCCCGGTCACGCGGTCCTCGCCGACGCCTACCTCGACGCCCTCGGTGCGACCACCGCCTCCTGA